One part of the Sus scrofa isolate TJ Tabasco breed Duroc chromosome 8, Sscrofa11.1, whole genome shotgun sequence genome encodes these proteins:
- the LRIT3 gene encoding leucine-rich repeat, immunoglobulin-like domain and transmembrane domain-containing protein 3 encodes MNEIPTNIPVDTVKLRVEKTVVRGVPAEAFYYLVELQYLWLTYNSVASLDTSSFYNLKQLHELRLDGNSLTAFPWTSLRDMPRLRTLDLHNNRITSVPNEAIRYLKNLTYLDLSSNRLTTLPPDFLESWSHLFTSRSLDLSPRRIILGLQDNPWFCDCHISKIMALSKVADPKVVLLDPLMICSEPERLTGISFQRAELEQCVKPSVMTSATQITSAPGSNVLLRCDATGYPTPQLTWTRPDSSPVNYTVIQESPGEGVRWSIISLTGISHMDAGDYKCKAKNLAGMSEAVVTVTVVGVVPTTISSDTSERRSGDRPEQEVQLGSRRSALLPGSSPSPWLYSSSSSSSASSTFLPTSALPPPSSASFSLSPFFSTVSSATAPSTRISTSTTTAGRLSPRPDGKRNVKMQTGGGKLSPASASQREELALSDQGLLMGTNATIENLQVVSETEESVILTWNTINTTQNLEVTVLYSRYGEKDLLLLNADPSKNQVTINGLLPGRQYIACVCPKGTPPQKDQCITFSTDRVEEGDSQVSLLMVVSGAACVFVLPLIFFLLYKVCKLQCKSESFWEDDLAKETYIPFETLSPRSQSVGELWTRSHRNDSEKLLLCSRSSVESQDF; translated from the exons ATGAATGAGATACCTACGAACATCCCTGTGGACACTGTGAAGCTTCGCGTAGAGAAGACTGTTGTCCGTGGGGTCCCCGCCGAGGCCTTCTACTACCTGGTGGAGCTCCAGTACCTGTGGTTGACTTACAACTCTGTGGCCAGCCTCGACACCAGCAGCTTTTACAACCTAAAGCAGCTGCATGAGTTGCGCTTGGATGGAAATTCTCTGACCGCTTTCCCTTGGACATCTCTCAGAGACATGCCGCGTCTGAGGACCCTGGATTTGCACAATAACAGAATAACCAGTGTGCCAAACGAGGCGATCAGGTACCTGAAGAACCTCACCTACTTGGATTTATCAAGCAACAGATTAACCACACTGCCGCCAGATTTCCTGGAGAGCTGGTCCCACTTATTTACATCCAGAAGCCTGGACCTTTCACCAAGAAGAATCATTCTCG GTCTGCAGGACAACCCATGGTTCTGTGACTGTCACATTTCCAAAATAATGGCATTGTCAAAAGTCGCTGACCCCAAGGTAGTACTTCTTGATCCACTGATGATTTGCAGTGAACCAGAACGCCTCACAGGCATTTCGTTTCAGCGGGCTGAGTTGGAGCAGTGTGTGAAGCCATCAGTGATGACCTCGGCCACACAGATCACGTCTGCTCCGGGCAGCAATGTTCTGCTGCGGTGTGATGCCACTGGCtaccccaccccacagctcacgtgGACCAGACCAGATAGCTCGCCAGTTAATTATACAG taatTCAAGAATCTCCAGGGGAGGGAGTCAGATGGTCCATAATAAGCCTGACAGGCATTTCTCACATGGATGCTGGGGATTACAAATGCAAGGCCAAAAATTTGGCTGGGATGTCAGAAGCTGTGGTTACTGTGACAGTGGTTGGTGTTGTCCCAACCACCATATCATCAGACACTTCTGAAAGAAGAAGTGGGGATCGCCCTGAGCAAGAGGTCCAGCTGGGATCTAGAAGATCTGCATTGCTACCTGGTTCATCGCCGTCTCCCTGGCTttattcctcctcttcttcctcctccgcttcttccacttttcttcctacctctgctttgcctcctccctcttccGCCTCCTTCTCCttatctcctttcttctccaCTGTTTCTTCAGCCACAGCTCCAAGCACTAGAATTTCCACAAGCACCACCACGGCCGGCCGGCTCTCACCGCGTCCCGATGGGAAAAGAAATGTCAAGATGCAGACGGGTGGCGGTAAGCTGTCCCCAGCTAGTGCAAGTCAAAGGGAAGAGCTGGCATTGTCAGATCAAGGCCTGCTGATGGGAACAAATGCCACAATAGAAAATCTGCAGGTAGTCAGTGAGACCGAAGAGAGTGTGATTTTGACCTGGAACACCATTAACACCACGCAGAACTTGGAAGTGACTGTGCTGTATTCCAGGTATGGGGAGAAGGACCTGCTGCTGCTTAATGCAGACCCCAGCAAGAACCAAGTCACCATAAATGGCTTGTTGCCTGGTCGGCAATATATAGCCTGTGTCTGTCCAAAAGGGACGCCGCCCCAGAAAGACCAATGTATCACCTTTTCTACTGACAGGGTTGAAGAAGGTGATTCTCAAGTGTCTCTCCTTATGGTGGTGAGTGGTGCTGCCTGTGTTTTTGTCCtgccattgatttttttcctgttgtacAAGGTTTGCAAACTGCAGTGTAAGTCAGAATCCTTCTGGGAAGATGATTTGGCTAAAGAGACGTATATCCCATTTGAGACGCTGTCCCCCAGGTCTCAAAGTGTAGGGGAACTTTGGACTCGAAGTCAcagaaatgattcagaaaaattACTGCTTTGCTCTAGGTCAAGTGTGGAATCGCAAGACTTTTAA